A single Antechinus flavipes isolate AdamAnt ecotype Samford, QLD, Australia chromosome 5, AdamAnt_v2, whole genome shotgun sequence DNA region contains:
- the LLPH gene encoding protein LLP homolog, protein MAKSLRSKWKRKMRAEKRKKNAPKELSRLKSILKIDGDVLMEEVKDIATVVAPGKFKEKADCEGKDQEGESKMEVDVKRNKKSLLDEHGQYPVWMHPRQRKKLKAKRGKGKNKVKAAKAAKGLAW, encoded by the exons ATGGCAAAAAGCTTACGGAGTAAGTGGAAGAGGAAGATGCgtgcagaaaagagaaagaagaatgcacCGAAGGAACTTAGTCGCTTAAAAAGTATACTTAAAATAGATGGTGATGTTTTAATGGAAGAGGTAAAAGATATAGCAACTGTGGTTGCACCTGGAAAATTCAAAGAGAAAGCAGACTGTGAAGGGAAAGATCAAGAGG GTGAATCAAAAATGGAAGTGGatgttaaaagaaacaaaaagagtcTACTAGATGAACATGGACAATACCCAGTTTGGATGCACCCAAGGCAGAGGAAAAAGCTAAAGGCCAAacggggaaaagggaaaaataaagtgaaggcAGCAAAAGCAGCAAAGGGTCTGGCTTGGTAG